ACTGCGCGGCGGGCGACCGCCGTGTCCGGTACATCCAGCTCGACTGGGCGAGCCATCAGCCCGCGACCACGGTGTGGCTGGCCGAATCCCTGCGCTGGATCAACGCTCGATTCGACGGGACCCCCGCTCCGTCCGACTGCGGCCGGATCGCACCCGGAAATCTGCTCGCACCGATGACAAAGGCGGTCTCGCGATGAACTCTCCCAGCCTGCTCGATCGCCTGTCGAGCCCACCCCGCGACACCGACCCGGACCGTCTTCGCGCCGCCGTCGAAGGCCGCACGGTGGTGATCACCGGGGCATCCTACGGCCTCGGCGAAGCGACCGCGCGTGATCTCGGCACCGCAGGTGCGAGAGTTCTGCTCGCCGCCCGCAGCACCGATCAACTCAACGCGGTGGCGTCCGACATCACCTCGGCGGGCGGATCAGCACACGCATACCAACTCGATCTGACCGATCTGGACGGCACCTCAGCAATCGCAGAACGCTTGCTCGACGAACACGGAGCACCCGACGTCGTGATCAACAACGCGGGCATGTCGATCCGGCGGTCGTTGGAGCTGCAGTACGACCGTCCTCAGGATTTCGAGCGGACAATGGCCGTCAACTACCTCGGCCCGGTCCGGTTACTGCTCGGCCTCCTCCCGGCGATGCGGGACGCCGGACACGGTCATCTCGTCAACGTCTCCACCATCGGAGTACGCATCCCGCCCGGTCCCCGGTGGGGCGCTTATCAGGCGTCCAAGGGCGCCTTCGACACGTGGGCGCGCAGCGTCGAGCCGGAACTGAATGCCGCCGGAATCGACGTGACCTCGATCTACATGGCGCTCATCCGGACTCGCATGAGTGCACCGACTCCGATCATGCGCCGACTCCCCGGGTTGGACGCCGATCAAGCCGCCGACGTCGTCGCGCGAGCACTGACACGCCGCCCACGCCGAATCGCGCCCTGGTGGGTCAAGCCGACCGAGCTGTCCGGGATCGCCGCCGGGGGCCTCGTGAACGCCGTCTACAACCAGTCGTTCCGCAGGTCCGCCGACTCGGACCGAGCGCTCGGACGCGGGGTGCAACGATGATCGGCCCGCACGCCCGATTCGCGGCGTCGATGT
This genomic window from Gordonia sp. PDNC005 contains:
- a CDS encoding SDR family NAD(P)-dependent oxidoreductase, whose product is MNSPSLLDRLSSPPRDTDPDRLRAAVEGRTVVITGASYGLGEATARDLGTAGARVLLAARSTDQLNAVASDITSAGGSAHAYQLDLTDLDGTSAIAERLLDEHGAPDVVINNAGMSIRRSLELQYDRPQDFERTMAVNYLGPVRLLLGLLPAMRDAGHGHLVNVSTIGVRIPPGPRWGAYQASKGAFDTWARSVEPELNAAGIDVTSIYMALIRTRMSAPTPIMRRLPGLDADQAADVVARALTRRPRRIAPWWVKPTELSGIAAGGLVNAVYNQSFRRSADSDRALGRGVQR